Part of the Girardinichthys multiradiatus isolate DD_20200921_A chromosome 14, DD_fGirMul_XY1, whole genome shotgun sequence genome is shown below.
AGCAGCCACTCCATCCCTCTACCTTGGCACAACTGAGACGACCCTCCTCCCAGCAGCGAGCCTCCTGGTACCTGACCGAAGGAGTTGATTCCCACTTAGGCCTGACTCCTGATTCTGATCCTTTGGGAGCATTGGGTTCCAAGGCCTCCCTAAACCAGCGTCGTTACTCCTTGGAGCTCCAGCAGCTGGTAAGACGACAGCAGCTTCTCTCCCAGCCGCCATCTCACTCTGTCCCACCGCCGTACCCCGCTGCTGCCGGATATGGATCTGCTCcgagaggtggtggaggaggactGGCAGAGCAAGGCTACAACTCCGAATCCGAGAGGCACAAGCGCTTCTCCCTTCAAGAGGCCCTGTTTTACAAGCGCCTCAGCACGGGCAGTGAAGTGTGGGACAACCCTAGGCCTGCTTCCCTGTCTCATCCACCTCATCGCCCATCTGATATACCTGGGGGGAGTGTAGGCTTGTTTTACCCTCCTGGTCCAACCCTGAGCCCATGTTCGTCGTTCAGCCTCCAGGAATCTGTGCTGGTTAGCCCGAGGTCCAGCTTTGCCTCCAGCACGGCCAGCGGCGGAGGCGGGGGGAGTCCCATGGGGAGCCgctgcagcagcaacaggacCAGCGGCATCAGCTTAGGATATGACTCCCGGTACTCTGCTTCTGGTGGCCTCCCTGGCCAGCAGCAGCCCATGCAGACTGGGGGGTCTTCGGCAGGTTATGGGGCTTCAGGCAGAGCCGGGGGGATCACCGTAGAGCCCTGGACTCAGTACCTGGAGGCAGGGGTGCGCCCAGGTGCATACGACAGCCGCCACTCGTACCCACCTGCAGTGGGAAGTCCAGCGGCAGCGTGCTATCAGGGAGGGCCTGAGTGGTGGGAGGATCAGCAGGCAGGGGCGAGAGGGAAAGATACAGGGGTGATGGGCGAGAGGGCCCGATACTCAGACCTGCCCGGCACCCGTTACCAGGAAGAGTTGACCCGACTTCTCCTGAGAGATGCTGCTCGAGAAGGTGGCGGGCTACTGGAGGGCCTGAGGCTTAAGGATCAGTGTCTACCCCTGGCCTCACTTTCTAAACCAGGCACAACAGCGCAGGGGTCCTCTTCAGCCGGTGGGCTGGTCAGACCTCAGGAGGACTCGGGAGGTGCAGCTGGAAGAGAGACCACGGAAAACCGGCAGGAGTACTTCGGTGAGGTTGTTTTTCATCTAAAGCTTTGAACTACACTAGAAAAAGACACGCTGCCATTTCTGTATAACTGTTAACACacattagagatgcaccaatcagttgCCCAGAGATCAGAATTTAGTTTTCCTACTTTAATTAAGGGATCAAAACTAAGAATTACAAACATTTTCTGTCCATAAGTGCATCCACCATCAGCAGGTACACTGATGGACTTTTAAAAGGTTTAGTAATGTCGATAAACATTTGGGAAAGGTGCTTTAATGCGCAAGGGCGTTATTTTGTTAATCCTTTTGTTTTTACCCGAGGCATCATACCCCTACTTCATCTCTTATGCATCATATTCTTTAGGAAAAATTGGAGTTGGGATCTAAGACCTCAAGAAAAAATGGGAAGTCTGTATTGGGCAGAAaattctgattggtgcatctctagtgaAACCACAGCCCTTATTTTAGCCACTGCTCCCACAATTCTGTGTTGGGTCATCCAGCGTCTGCCTTCGCTGTGTTATTATTGCTGTCTGGTGTCGGATCACAGGTTTCCAGCTAAATGAAGGGGTTGCATGGGGAGATGGACAGATTAATAGCTAAAAGAGCATACTGGTTAGATGGATGGTGCCACAAGAACCTGCAGAGACATGCAGGGTCATAGCGCATCAAGCgcaagaaaagaaagaagggcTCAGGCTTCAGAAAACGACTCCAGACAAGGAGACGAGTTTGGCTGAAGATGTAAAATAGGGGGGGGAAAGTGCAGCGCTGACAAAAGTTAAAGTCGAGCATAAGCAATAGTTCAGGCTTTTATCTGTGACTTAAAGGTGAAGTTGGTGTTGCAGATTTGCCACAGCGTTTCTAAATAGACTGAATCAACACAGCCTTTATACGACAAAACATTCCTCTGTAACACAAATTACATGCTTCCCTATAAAGACAACTCCGGTCATTACTGAGTCACGGAAGATTAGGACTCagtctttctgtgtgtgttttttgtgtggtaGGGTGTGTTTCCCCCCACCTCGAGTGACTTTAGGCCACAGTAatgcagtgtgtgtttgtgtgtgtttcatgCAGTGTTGGCGTGTGCGGGGGCGGAGTGCTGTAGCCTGTTTTTCTGCTCAGGTATGTGTGCCCAGAGGGGACATACAATACTGTACTCCTCTCAGCCATTAAAGACAGATGCTATGAGCTCAGGTCGGCACACCTGCAGGGAAGCCCCCCCTTAACTGAAACAGAAAGTCAGGGCTAGACAAAGCCGGAGGTAAAACGAGGGGAAAAACAGGTTGAATGAGACACGTCTTCTGTTTGGCCTTTTTAATAATTCTGAGGCTCGTGTGGAAACTAAAAAGTGACCAGTTTGCCCAAAATATTCACAACGCTTGAATATTTTCAGTTTGCCacgtcacaaccacaaacttccatgAAGTTTATTTTGTGGTTCTGTGATAGACGAACACAGAGTAGTGTCATGTGGGGGGAAAAATGGTGGTTTCTAAATGTTTtcgcaaataaaaatctgaaaagtgcggcgTGCACTTGCATTCAGCCGCCccgagtcagtactttgtagaagcatcttttggttttgattacagctgtaagtcttttAGGCCATGTCTCTAACAGCTTAGTACATCTAGATtcttggactttgactgggccattctaacacatgaacatggtTTAATCTAAACCAATCCATTtaatctctggctgtatgtttggggtggctgttctgctggaaggtgaacctccgcttCAGTCTCAAGGCTTtcgcagcctctaacaggttttcttccgggTTCTGTATTCTGGTCCATCTATCCGCCCATGatcactgctgctgctgaagaaaagctttcccaaagcatgatgctgccactgctttATCCAACCACGCACTTTATTTTTCCCTCCACACACAGaagtttgcatgtaggccaaacgTTTTAattttggtcccatctgaccagaacTCCGTCTTTGATATGCCTGCTGTGTCCTCACAGAGGTCGGGGCAAACAACAAACAATATTTCTTATgcagtgttaaaataaaaaggacTGAGAACAAATCCACCCCctcttttatgctttttttttttaaaatactgtatTGGTTTCCTTCCGGTCCACAGGTATAAAGTGCTTTGTGTTACATTAAAGCTTGTGGTTGTGATGTGTCAAAATGcagtatgaatacctttgcaagccACTGTACCTCGACCGTTTTGACCTTGGCTGTTGTTTTCCAGCTCT
Proteins encoded:
- the ajuba gene encoding LIM domain-containing protein ajuba, whose amino-acid sequence is MDRPISKLLGKLKLTDAGSVKFNSSKKKHDSANNSNNSNANAGVSGALPPPPSAPSSAAASPPRPGQFSLASSTTKDACVPASGLGGGIGMAPAPLLTSPPSSTLGTVPPDGEQPLHPSTLAQLRRPSSQQRASWYLTEGVDSHLGLTPDSDPLGALGSKASLNQRRYSLELQQLVRRQQLLSQPPSHSVPPPYPAAAGYGSAPRGGGGGLAEQGYNSESERHKRFSLQEALFYKRLSTGSEVWDNPRPASLSHPPHRPSDIPGGSVGLFYPPGPTLSPCSSFSLQESVLVSPRSSFASSTASGGGGGSPMGSRCSSNRTSGISLGYDSRYSASGGLPGQQQPMQTGGSSAGYGASGRAGGITVEPWTQYLEAGVRPGAYDSRHSYPPAVGSPAAACYQGGPEWWEDQQAGARGKDTGVMGERARYSDLPGTRYQEELTRLLLRDAAREGGGLLEGLRLKDQCLPLASLSKPGTTAQGSSSAGGLVRPQEDSGGAAGRETTENRQEYFGTCVKCGKGVYGADNACQALDHLYHTRCFTCVSCGRTLRNKDFYNVNGSVYCKEDYMFSGFQAAAEKCSVCGHLILEQILQAVGNSYHPGCFRCVVCSKALDGVPFTVDQNSNIYCVADYNKTFAPKCAACLQPILPTEDSEEILRVVSMNKDYHFECYHCEECGKQLSDKPGSQCFPLDSHLLCHSCHMSRVCGTHNVPPHNKH